In Acinetobacter piscicola, a single window of DNA contains:
- the thrH gene encoding bifunctional phosphoserine phosphatase/homoserine phosphotransferase ThrH, which translates to MEIVCLDLEGVLVPEIWINFAKKTGIKELEATTRDIPDYDVLMTQRLNILKQHGLGLNDIQAVIAEMGPFEGAKEFVEWVRTHFQLIILSDTFYEFAHPLMQQLGWPTIFCHKLETDENGMITAYKLRQPDQKRQAVKALHGLNYRVIAAGDSYNDTTMLGEADQGFLFDAPENVIREFPQFPPIHGYAALKEAIRNASVRDIPA; encoded by the coding sequence ATGGAAATCGTATGTCTTGATCTTGAGGGTGTATTGGTACCAGAAATCTGGATCAATTTTGCTAAGAAAACAGGAATCAAAGAACTAGAAGCAACAACTCGTGATATTCCTGACTATGATGTGTTGATGACACAGCGTTTGAATATTTTAAAACAGCATGGTTTAGGCTTAAATGATATTCAAGCTGTCATCGCAGAGATGGGACCTTTCGAAGGTGCAAAAGAATTTGTGGAATGGGTGCGTACTCATTTTCAACTGATTATTCTTTCTGATACATTCTATGAGTTTGCACATCCTTTGATGCAACAATTAGGTTGGCCAACCATTTTCTGCCATAAATTAGAAACGGATGAAAATGGCATGATCACTGCGTATAAATTGCGTCAGCCAGACCAAAAGCGTCAAGCTGTAAAAGCGTTGCATGGTTTAAATTATCGTGTGATTGCAGCAGGTGATTCTTATAATGATACAACCATGCTAGGTGAAGCAGACCAAGGTTTCTTGTTTGATGCACCTGAAAATGTAATTCGTGAATTCCCTCAATTTCCACCGATTCATGGTTATGCGGCATTAAAAGAAGCGATTCGTAACGCTTCTGTACGTGATATTCCAGCATAA
- a CDS encoding phosphoadenylyl-sulfate reductase — translation MTVIPTIDHVDALAAEYADKSPSDILALALSQHGEIAISFSGAEDVVLIDMAANLGKPFRVFSLDTGRLHAETYQFIETVRKHYNIQIEICFPEAEAVQKLVTEKGLFSFYQDEHKECCGIRKVQPLRKKLATLDGWITGQRKDQSPGTRTEIPVIQADVGFSGEGKQLIKYNPLANWSSADVWSYIRMMEVPFNPLHEKGFISIGCEPCTRAVLPNQHEREGRWWWEEATHKECGLHAGNLKK, via the coding sequence ATGACTGTTATTCCTACAATTGATCATGTAGATGCGCTTGCAGCAGAATATGCTGATAAATCTCCATCAGACATTCTTGCCTTAGCCCTTTCACAACACGGTGAAATTGCCATTTCTTTTTCAGGTGCTGAGGATGTCGTACTGATTGATATGGCTGCAAATTTAGGCAAGCCCTTTCGCGTGTTTAGCTTAGACACGGGGCGTCTACATGCTGAAACCTATCAGTTCATTGAAACTGTTCGTAAGCATTACAATATTCAAATCGAAATCTGCTTTCCTGAAGCAGAAGCCGTTCAAAAACTTGTTACTGAAAAAGGGCTATTTAGCTTTTATCAAGACGAACATAAAGAATGTTGTGGTATTCGTAAAGTTCAGCCTTTACGCAAAAAACTTGCAACGCTAGATGGTTGGATTACAGGTCAACGTAAAGATCAAAGTCCAGGAACACGTACAGAAATTCCTGTGATTCAAGCAGATGTAGGATTTTCAGGCGAAGGCAAACAATTGATTAAATATAATCCCTTAGCCAATTGGTCAAGTGCTGACGTATGGAGTTATATCCGTATGATGGAAGTACCATTTAATCCCCTGCATGAAAAAGGCTTTATTTCCATTGGCTGTGAACCTTGTACTCGAGCTGTACTGCCAAATCAACATGAACGTGAGGGTCGCTGGTGGTGGGAAGAAGCAACCCATAAAGAGTGTGGTTTACACGCAGGCAACCTTAAAAAGTAG
- a CDS encoding WS/DGAT/MGAT family O-acyltransferase: MRPLHPLDFIFLNLEKRQQPMHVGGLFLFQIPDDAPSTFIQDLVADIRNSKSIPVPPFNNRLNGLFWDEDEEFDIDHHFRHIALPHPGRIRELLVYISQEHSALIDRAKPLWTCHIIEGIEGNRFAMYFKIHHAMIDGVAGMRLLEKSFSKDPNSKSIIPPWCVEGKRAKRLKAPKVSKIKNILSTIKGQIEVTPKVTQELCQTIFKEMGKNPDYVSSFQAPSSIFNQRVSSSRRFAAQSFELDRFRTISKALNVTINDVVLAVCSGALREYLTSQNALPKKPLIAMVPASLRDDDSDVSNRITMILANLGTHKDEPLERLDIIKRSVQNAKNRFKRMNANQILNYSAFVYGPAGLNIASGILPKRQAFNVIISNVPGPREPLYWNGAKLDALYPASIVLDGQALNITMTSYLDKLEVGLTGCRRTLPKMQNLLTHLEDEIQRFEKLIAEHDQVEDIAKTVSA, from the coding sequence ATGCGACCATTACACCCTCTTGATTTTATTTTTCTAAATCTAGAAAAGCGCCAACAACCCATGCACGTTGGAGGATTGTTTTTATTTCAAATCCCCGATGATGCACCCTCTACTTTTATTCAAGACCTCGTTGCAGACATACGAAACTCGAAATCTATTCCTGTTCCACCCTTTAATAATCGTTTAAATGGTCTATTTTGGGATGAAGATGAAGAATTTGATATTGACCACCATTTTCGCCATATCGCACTGCCACATCCCGGAAGAATACGCGAATTATTGGTTTATATTTCACAAGAACATAGTGCTTTAATTGACCGTGCTAAACCATTATGGACATGCCATATCATTGAAGGCATTGAAGGTAATCGTTTTGCCATGTATTTTAAAATCCACCATGCCATGATCGATGGTGTCGCAGGTATGCGTTTATTGGAAAAATCATTTTCCAAAGATCCCAATTCAAAATCAATCATTCCTCCTTGGTGTGTGGAAGGCAAACGTGCCAAACGCTTAAAAGCACCTAAAGTCAGTAAAATTAAAAATATTTTATCCACCATTAAAGGGCAAATTGAGGTTACACCAAAAGTTACCCAAGAACTTTGCCAAACTATTTTTAAAGAAATGGGCAAAAATCCTGACTATGTATCAAGTTTTCAAGCACCAAGTAGTATTTTTAACCAACGGGTAAGTTCGTCTCGTCGTTTTGCAGCTCAGTCTTTTGAGTTAGATCGTTTTCGCACCATTTCCAAAGCCCTAAATGTCACCATTAATGATGTGGTTTTAGCTGTTTGTTCAGGTGCTTTACGTGAATATTTGACCAGTCAAAACGCTTTACCTAAAAAGCCTTTGATTGCAATGGTGCCGGCTTCATTACGTGATGATGATTCAGACGTAAGTAACCGGATCACGATGATTTTGGCAAATTTAGGGACGCATAAAGATGAGCCTTTAGAGCGTTTAGACATTATTAAACGCAGTGTACAAAATGCAAAAAATCGTTTTAAACGCATGAATGCCAATCAAATTTTAAATTATAGTGCCTTTGTATATGGGCCTGCAGGTTTAAATATTGCTTCAGGGATATTGCCTAAACGCCAAGCATTTAACGTGATTATTTCCAATGTTCCCGGCCCTCGCGAACCTCTCTATTGGAATGGTGCCAAACTCGATGCCCTCTACCCTGCATCAATCGTACTCGATGGACAAGCCCTCAATATCACAATGACGAGTTATTTAGATAAACTTGAAGTGGGTTTAACGGGTTGCCGCCGTACTTTGCCTAAAATGCAAAATCTGTTGACTCATTTAGAAGATGAGATTCAACGCTTTGAAAAGCTTATTGCAGAACATGATCAAGTGGAAGATATTGCCAAGACAGTATCGGCTTAA
- a CDS encoding PA1571 family protein, whose amino-acid sequence MTVSEKIITRNLQHVLDNQPKNTCVMLDENGKEVSITKDMVVTMCHQLLKQCRNIKN is encoded by the coding sequence ATGACAGTAAGTGAAAAAATTATCACACGTAATCTACAACATGTGTTGGACAACCAACCGAAGAATACCTGTGTAATGTTAGATGAAAATGGCAAAGAAGTGAGCATTACTAAAGATATGGTCGTGACCATGTGTCATCAATTGCTCAAACAATGTCGTAATATTAAAAACTAA
- the rng gene encoding ribonuclease G gives MSDELLINVTPMECRVALIQNGTVNELFVERTVKRGLVGNIYKGKVVRVLPGMQAAFVDIGLSRTAFLHINDMVWQKNQPTPNVFELLQPGQILTVQVMKDMLGTKGARLSTDLSIPSRYLVLMPYGSHIGVSQRIESEEERDRLRSIIERIQGEHKLPGSVIVRTAADGIDEASIAQDMCYLVKLWEYIQRKQKAIAVPSLIFEELPLPQRVIRDLANENTAKIYVDSREIHSKLQEFVKEFVPNMEQHLLHYPGERPLFDLYNVEEDIQKALQTRVALKSGGYLMIDQTEAMTTIDVNTGSYVGGRTLEDTVFKTNMEATQVIARQLRLRNLGGIIIIDFIDMQEAEHREAVMQHFDKMLERDHAKTKITQVSELGLVEMTRKRTRESLEHLLCESCPTCQGRGYVKTAETVCYEIFREILRYARAFESQSGFTVVAHPSVIDRLLTAEAPAVADLEHFIHRVIKFQVENLYTQEQYDIILS, from the coding sequence ATGTCTGACGAGTTATTGATTAACGTCACCCCTATGGAATGTCGGGTAGCGCTAATCCAAAATGGCACGGTCAATGAATTATTTGTTGAACGTACAGTAAAGCGTGGTCTTGTAGGCAATATTTACAAAGGAAAAGTTGTGCGTGTGCTGCCCGGAATGCAGGCTGCTTTTGTGGATATCGGGCTTTCTCGTACAGCATTTTTACATATTAATGATATGGTTTGGCAAAAAAATCAGCCTACACCCAATGTCTTTGAGTTATTACAACCCGGACAAATCCTGACCGTTCAAGTCATGAAAGACATGTTAGGAACGAAAGGTGCTCGGCTCAGTACAGACCTTTCTATCCCTTCACGTTATTTAGTATTAATGCCATATGGAAGTCATATTGGTGTATCGCAACGAATTGAATCAGAAGAAGAACGAGACCGTTTGCGCTCGATTATTGAACGTATTCAGGGTGAGCATAAATTACCTGGTTCAGTGATTGTACGAACTGCGGCGGACGGTATAGATGAAGCATCCATTGCGCAAGATATGTGCTATTTGGTTAAGCTTTGGGAATATATTCAACGTAAACAAAAAGCGATTGCTGTACCTTCGTTAATTTTTGAAGAATTGCCTTTGCCGCAGCGTGTGATTCGAGATTTGGCAAATGAAAATACGGCTAAAATTTATGTAGATTCACGTGAAATTCACAGTAAATTACAAGAGTTTGTCAAAGAGTTTGTACCGAATATGGAGCAACACTTGCTGCATTATCCGGGTGAGCGTCCATTATTTGATTTATATAATGTTGAAGAAGATATTCAAAAAGCATTGCAAACTCGGGTTGCTTTGAAGTCTGGTGGTTATCTGATGATTGATCAGACAGAAGCCATGACGACCATTGATGTGAATACCGGCTCTTATGTGGGTGGGCGTACACTTGAAGACACCGTATTTAAAACAAATATGGAAGCGACGCAAGTGATTGCACGGCAATTACGTTTACGTAACTTGGGCGGCATTATCATTATAGATTTTATTGACATGCAAGAGGCAGAGCACCGCGAAGCCGTGATGCAGCATTTCGATAAAATGTTGGAACGAGATCATGCTAAAACCAAGATTACCCAAGTGTCGGAACTTGGCTTGGTGGAGATGACGCGTAAGCGTACCCGCGAGTCTTTAGAGCATCTGCTGTGTGAGTCTTGCCCAACCTGTCAAGGGCGTGGTTATGTTAAAACTGCCGAGACAGTATGTTACGAAATTTTTCGAGAAATTTTGAGATATGCGCGGGCTTTTGAGTCACAAAGTGGTTTTACTGTCGTTGCACATCCATCTGTGATTGACCGTTTATTAACAGCAGAAGCGCCTGCTGTGGCGGATTTGGAGCATTTCATCCATCGTGTGATCAAGTTCCAAGTCGAAAATTTATATACGCAAGAGCAATACGATATCATTTTAAGTTAA
- a CDS encoding Maf family nucleotide pyrophosphatase, with product MANLILASSSPRRRELLQQLGLSFEVLSPDIDESVLENEHIEQYVRRLAETKAKTVLASQPHAVVLAADTSLVFNDQIIGKPESKQHAFEIWSLLSNNEHEVLTGISVATAEKSVTQVVSTRVQLQKLSLEDMEYYWATREPLGKAGAYAIQGIAAQYVTRIEGSYTNVVGLPLHETVQLLKAVKALN from the coding sequence ATGGCGAATTTAATATTAGCCTCTAGTTCACCTAGACGTAGAGAACTGTTGCAACAATTGGGTTTAAGCTTTGAAGTTTTAAGCCCAGATATTGATGAATCTGTTTTAGAAAATGAACATATAGAACAGTATGTACGCCGTTTGGCAGAAACGAAGGCGAAAACTGTACTGGCAAGTCAACCGCATGCTGTCGTGCTTGCAGCAGATACAAGTTTAGTATTCAATGATCAGATCATTGGTAAACCTGAATCTAAACAGCATGCTTTTGAAATTTGGTCATTATTATCTAATAATGAACATGAAGTTTTGACTGGAATTTCTGTCGCGACAGCTGAAAAATCAGTAACACAAGTGGTTAGCACACGTGTTCAATTACAAAAATTAAGCCTAGAAGATATGGAATATTATTGGGCAACTAGAGAACCTTTAGGTAAAGCAGGTGCTTACGCCATTCAGGGGATTGCTGCACAATATGTCACTCGTATAGAGGGGAGTTATACGAATGTGGTGGGGCTTCCTTTACACGAGACTGTACAGTTATTAAAAGCGGTTAAGGCATTAAATTAA
- the mreD gene encoding rod shape-determining protein MreD: protein MLIAKKLSSQRQRKDPFIIIILSVVIASILVVYPLSYGIAGWRPLFMLLITLFWVLCQPTWCGVWFAFSMGLFTDLLLDAPLGMNALSYVVLAFLTRYFIRERRVLTFSNLWVIVSLAVIAHLVFTLLAQTMFGINFSLTRHWQPLVASILSWPILYYLLKKWRI, encoded by the coding sequence ATGTTGATCGCTAAAAAATTGTCTTCGCAACGTCAGCGTAAAGATCCATTTATTATCATTATCTTGTCGGTGGTGATTGCCTCGATTTTAGTGGTCTATCCTTTGTCTTATGGCATTGCAGGCTGGCGACCTTTGTTTATGCTGTTAATCACCTTATTTTGGGTGTTGTGTCAGCCGACATGGTGTGGTGTTTGGTTCGCATTTTCGATGGGTTTGTTTACAGACTTGTTGCTTGATGCACCACTGGGAATGAATGCGCTGAGTTACGTGGTGTTGGCATTTTTGACACGCTATTTTATTCGAGAAAGACGTGTACTGACGTTTAGTAATTTATGGGTCATTGTTAGTTTAGCTGTGATTGCGCATCTCGTCTTTACCTTGTTGGCACAAACCATGTTTGGGATCAACTTTTCTTTAACACGACATTGGCAACCTTTAGTTGCAAGTATTTTAAGTTGGCCAATCTTATATTATCTTTTGAAAAAATGGCGAATTTAA
- the mreC gene encoding rod shape-determining protein MreC, with translation MQPNLFSRQPPSFRSFIIAVITCVVVLFFNWRMPHVIQPARDVLYAAYNPIYALASYPVLSKEWLNQQTKSEAQLRRENTAMQAELLQAQVRLQKLSELSAENTRLRGLLDTPLIIDGRMEIAEVIGTDADPLRHIIIINRGSSSQLRVGQTVLDDKGIMGQIINVYPHSSRIMLLSDKEHSLSVRLERSGMRAIVTGTGDLGRLKMEYVPTSANIKVGDKVYSSGLGQHFPAGYLVGTVSKVMRHNSGEFASIDVAPAAQLAGGHHVVVLFSDSLAMEQPHVDR, from the coding sequence GTGCAACCGAATCTCTTTTCAAGACAACCGCCATCTTTTCGTTCATTCATCATTGCGGTGATTACATGTGTGGTTGTGCTGTTTTTTAATTGGCGTATGCCCCATGTGATTCAACCTGCAAGAGATGTCTTGTATGCCGCATATAACCCCATTTATGCGCTTGCGAGTTATCCTGTATTATCGAAAGAATGGCTTAACCAGCAAACTAAGTCTGAAGCCCAATTGCGCCGTGAAAATACTGCGATGCAAGCGGAATTGCTTCAGGCACAAGTGCGCCTACAGAAATTGTCCGAGCTTTCTGCGGAAAATACTCGTTTGCGTGGATTACTCGATACGCCTTTGATTATTGATGGACGCATGGAAATTGCAGAAGTGATTGGTACAGATGCAGATCCACTACGTCACATCATTATTATTAATCGCGGTTCGTCTAGCCAATTACGTGTTGGGCAGACGGTATTGGATGATAAAGGCATTATGGGACAGATTATTAATGTCTATCCACATAGTAGCCGTATCATGCTGTTATCTGACAAAGAGCATTCGCTTTCTGTGCGTTTAGAACGTTCAGGTATGCGTGCAATTGTGACGGGTACAGGTGATTTGGGGCGCTTGAAAATGGAATATGTTCCAACCAGTGCCAATATTAAAGTTGGGGATAAAGTCTATAGTTCAGGTTTAGGACAACATTTTCCAGCAGGTTATTTAGTGGGAACAGTGTCGAAAGTAATGCGTCATAACTCAGGTGAGTTTGCGAGTATTGATGTTGCGCCTGCAGCACAATTAGCAGGGGGGCATCATGTGGTGGTATTATTTTCTGACTCATTAGCGATGGAGCAGCCGCATGTTGATCGCTAA
- a CDS encoding rod shape-determining protein — translation MILKRLIGLFSPDLAIDLGTANTLIYAPGRGIILNEPTVVAIRHSGSQKIVAAVGLDAKQMLGRTPANISAIRPMKDGVIADFEVTETMLNQFIGKVHEKRLFPPAPRVVVCVPCKSTLVERRAIREAVFNAGARDVRLIEEPMAAAIGAGMPVEQACGSMVVDVGGGTTEIAIISLQGCVYADSLRIGGDVFDEQIINYVRKAHGCVIGETTAEIIKKEVGMAIPEEKPLEIEVRGRNLAEGVPRAITVTSDEICQAIADPLQSIVSAVKSALEQTPPELSSDIAERGIVLTGGGALLRNLDKLLAKETGLPVVVAEDPLTCVTRGGGKVLEFFDNPNHDMLFVG, via the coding sequence GTGATTCTAAAACGACTAATTGGCTTGTTTTCGCCAGATCTTGCCATTGATTTAGGTACTGCTAATACACTGATTTATGCACCAGGACGGGGCATTATATTAAATGAACCGACGGTTGTGGCAATTCGCCACAGCGGTTCACAAAAAATTGTAGCAGCTGTAGGCTTAGATGCTAAGCAGATGCTAGGCCGTACCCCTGCAAACATTTCTGCTATTCGTCCAATGAAAGATGGTGTAATTGCAGATTTTGAAGTCACTGAAACCATGTTAAATCAATTTATTGGCAAAGTGCACGAAAAACGTTTATTTCCACCTGCGCCACGTGTAGTTGTATGTGTTCCATGCAAATCTACACTAGTTGAGCGCCGTGCGATTCGTGAGGCTGTATTTAATGCTGGTGCGCGTGATGTGCGCTTAATCGAAGAACCAATGGCAGCAGCAATTGGTGCAGGTATGCCTGTTGAACAAGCATGTGGTTCAATGGTCGTTGATGTGGGTGGTGGTACCACTGAAATAGCCATTATTTCGCTACAGGGTTGTGTGTACGCAGATTCTTTACGTATTGGCGGCGATGTATTTGACGAACAAATTATTAACTATGTCCGTAAAGCACATGGTTGTGTGATTGGTGAAACCACAGCTGAAATCATTAAGAAAGAAGTGGGCATGGCGATTCCTGAAGAAAAACCTTTAGAAATTGAAGTGCGTGGTCGTAACTTGGCAGAAGGTGTGCCACGTGCCATTACTGTCACTTCAGATGAGATCTGCCAAGCGATTGCTGATCCATTACAAAGTATCGTTTCTGCTGTCAAATCAGCACTTGAACAAACACCGCCTGAATTATCTTCAGATATTGCAGAACGTGGAATTGTGTTGACTGGTGGTGGTGCTTTATTACGTAATTTAGATAAATTACTGGCTAAAGAAACAGGTTTACCTGTAGTCGTTGCCGAAGATCCTTTAACATGTGTCACCCGTGGTGGTGGAAAAGTCTTAGAATTCTTTGATAATCCGAACCATGATATGCTTTTTGTAGGCTAA
- the gatC gene encoding Asp-tRNA(Asn)/Glu-tRNA(Gln) amidotransferase subunit GatC gives MSTSDAQHSADLNAQTVSQIANLARLSLDDAQSTEYAQSLNKILGMMETLKGIDTEGVEPLKSPFDNPQPLREDVVTESNHREEYQAVAPAVQDGLYLVPRVIE, from the coding sequence ATGTCAACTTCAGATGCTCAGCATTCTGCAGACTTAAATGCGCAAACTGTATCGCAGATTGCTAACCTCGCTCGATTGTCGCTAGATGATGCGCAATCTACTGAATATGCTCAAAGTTTAAATAAAATTTTAGGGATGATGGAAACTCTGAAAGGCATTGATACCGAAGGTGTTGAGCCACTTAAGAGTCCATTTGACAATCCACAACCTTTGCGTGAAGACGTTGTAACTGAAAGTAATCATCGTGAAGAATATCAAGCCGTTGCTCCTGCTGTACAGGACGGTTTGTATCTCGTACCACGTGTGATTGAATAA
- the gatA gene encoding Asp-tRNA(Asn)/Glu-tRNA(Gln) amidotransferase subunit GatA: MTDLHRLSVREMAEGLKSAQFSSRELTQHYLDRIAKIDQYVKSYVTVTPEHALAQADAADGLLKSGMASALTGVPLAHKDIFCTQGIKTTAGSKILDNFISPYDATVVSKAKAAGLVTLGKVNMDEFAMGSTSESSYYGATKNPWNLDCVPGGSSGGSAAAVAADLAPFATGTDTGGSIRQPASFCGLTGLKPTYGRVSRFGMIAYASSLDQGGPMARSAEDCAYLMNVMAGHDQKDSTSVNKDVDDYVADLNATTVKGLRIGIPKQYFNVQGLDADVKARVEESLKKLEEMGATLVEIDLNMTDAYVPTYYLIAPAEASSNLQRYDGVRYGYRAENPKDILDLYKRSRSEGFGAEVQRRILIGTYALSAGYYDAYYVKAQKVRRLIQQDFLKAFESVDVIAAPAAPTTAYKIGANLSPVEMYLGDIYTIAVNLAGLPAINAPVGFDQNNLPVGLQLIGNYWSESQLLSVVHQYQQATDWHTKRAAIAEENA, from the coding sequence ATGACTGATTTACATCGCTTATCTGTTCGTGAAATGGCTGAAGGCTTAAAAAGCGCTCAGTTTTCATCTCGTGAATTGACACAACATTATTTAGACCGTATTGCAAAGATTGACCAATACGTGAAATCTTATGTAACGGTTACCCCTGAACATGCACTTGCCCAAGCTGATGCTGCTGATGGTTTATTGAAATCAGGAATGGCAAGTGCACTAACAGGTGTTCCGCTTGCGCATAAAGATATTTTCTGTACCCAAGGCATCAAAACCACTGCGGGTTCAAAAATTTTAGACAACTTCATTTCTCCATACGACGCAACTGTAGTCAGCAAAGCCAAAGCAGCTGGCTTAGTGACTTTAGGTAAAGTCAATATGGATGAATTCGCTATGGGTTCAACCTCTGAAAGCTCATACTATGGTGCAACTAAGAACCCATGGAACTTAGACTGCGTACCGGGAGGATCATCTGGTGGTTCTGCCGCAGCAGTTGCAGCAGACCTTGCTCCTTTTGCAACAGGGACTGATACGGGGGGTTCAATTCGTCAACCTGCATCATTCTGTGGTTTAACAGGCTTAAAACCAACCTATGGTCGTGTTTCCCGTTTCGGGATGATTGCTTATGCATCATCACTTGACCAAGGTGGGCCAATGGCACGTTCGGCAGAAGACTGTGCCTATTTGATGAATGTCATGGCAGGTCATGACCAAAAAGACTCAACATCAGTCAACAAAGACGTTGATGATTATGTTGCTGACTTAAATGCAACGACAGTCAAAGGTTTACGTATTGGTATTCCAAAACAATACTTCAATGTACAAGGTCTGGATGCTGACGTTAAAGCACGTGTTGAAGAATCTTTGAAAAAATTAGAAGAGATGGGCGCAACGTTGGTTGAAATCGACCTCAACATGACTGACGCTTATGTACCGACTTATTACCTGATTGCGCCTGCCGAAGCATCTTCAAACTTACAGCGCTATGATGGTGTACGTTACGGTTATCGTGCTGAAAATCCAAAAGATATTTTAGACTTATATAAACGTTCACGTTCTGAAGGTTTTGGAGCAGAAGTTCAACGCCGTATCTTGATCGGAACATATGCGCTATCTGCGGGTTATTACGATGCTTACTATGTCAAAGCACAAAAAGTACGTCGTCTCATCCAACAAGATTTCTTAAAAGCATTTGAATCGGTTGATGTGATTGCTGCCCCTGCTGCACCAACCACAGCGTATAAGATTGGTGCAAACCTTTCTCCAGTTGAAATGTACTTGGGCGATATCTATACCATCGCGGTCAACCTTGCAGGTCTTCCTGCGATTAACGCGCCTGTTGGTTTTGATCAAAATAATTTACCTGTTGGCTTACAGTTGATTGGTAACTACTGGTCAGAATCTCAATTGTTGTCTGTGGTGCATCAATACCAACAAGCAACGGATTGGCACACCAAACGCGCTGCAATTGCTGAGGAGAACGCATAA